From the Maniola jurtina chromosome Z, ilManJurt1.1, whole genome shotgun sequence genome, one window contains:
- the LOC123880216 gene encoding lysophospholipid acyltransferase 5: MVGVFLALLGWIELSPAPYFAYLIGTTEPALRLLISILLGYPLGFVYNNYIKKEYLQYQNLFFIATGLDIAIYNFGWSLYHNFIPGIVIYLSTKLLGPTKYNVIFTFVFNMTYLLAGYVMTESEEYDITWTMPQCVLTLKLIALAFDLWDGQTVEEEPLKFDGYQQMPLKSSPTFEQLMGFIYFPACFLVGPIFSYRRYLDFVEDKFPVAREHEFIKTEALKRLVLGLGYLCAFQVGTYVFSMKYMLSDAFWDTSIIYRHVYCGLWAHFALYKYISCWLLTEASCIRFGLSYNGVMMTVSGAVSKWDGCSNIKLMRFECATKFQHYIDSFNCNTNNFAAKYVYKRLKFLGNRNLSQVFTLLFLALWHGTRSGYYVTFLNEFLIIYMEKDVEAILSKTEIYHTIWKSKAKYLLYVLLKAYTIVFMGWSLAPFDLKVYTKWIPLYSSLYYSGFLIFLPWGFAYKPLVVKLIKKYTQSQ; this comes from the exons ATGGTTGGTGTGTTTCTAGCCCTGCTGGGTTGGATTGAGCTAAGCCCAGCTCCTTACTTTGCTTACCTAATAGGAACGACGGAACCAGCTTTGAGGCTGCTTATCTCAATTCTACTGGGGTATCCACTGGGATTTgtgtataataattacattaaaaaagaatacctaCAATACCAAAACCTATTTTTCATCGCCACAGGCTTGGATATTGCTATTTATAACTTCGGATGGTCTCTTTACCACAATTTTATTCCAGggatagttatttatttgtctacAAAGTTATTGGGCCCCACAAAATACAATGTGATTTTCACGTTTGTCTTTAATATGACGTATTTATTAGCTGGCTATGTAATGACGGAATCAGAAGAATACGACATAACATGGACTATGCCCCAATGCGTCCTCACACTTAAACTTATAGCTCTGGCCTTTGATTTATgggacggacagacagtagAAGAAGAGCCGCTCAAATTTGATGGTTATCAGCAAATGCCTCTAAAATCGTCACCAACCTTTGAACAGTTGATGGGATTTATATATTTTCCGGCCTGTTTTCTTGTGGGACCAATTTTTTCCTACAGAAGGTACCTGGACTTCGTCGAAGATAAATTCCCTGTAGCTAGAGAACATGAATTTATAAAAACGGAAGCACTTAAACGACTTGTGCTCGGCTTGGGCTACCTGTGCGCATTTCAAGTTGGAA CATATGTATTCAGTATGAAGTACATGCTATCTGATGCCTTTTGGGACACGTCGATAATTTACCGTCACGTCTACTGCGGTCTATGGGCTCATTTTGCTTTGTATAAATACATCTCATGTTGGCTGCTCACTGAAg CCTCATGCATTCGCTTCGGTCTCTCCTACAACGGCGTTATGATGACAGTGAGCGGTGCAGTGTCGAAGTGGGATGGCTGTAGCAATATAAAGCTAATGAGGTTCGAATGCGCGACAAAATTCCAACACTACATCGATAGCTTCAACTGCAATACGAATAACTTCGCAGCTAAATACGTATATAAAAGGCTCAAATTTTTAGGTAACCGTAATTTAAGCCAAGTTTTCACTTTGTTATTTTTAGCTCTCTGGCACGGTACTAGATCAGGTTACTACGTTACATTCTTGAACGAATTTCTCATCATCTACATGGAAAAGGATGTAGAAGCTATTCTTTCCAAAACTGAAATTTATCACACTATCTGGAAATCGAAAGCTAAGTATCTTTTATATGTACTTCTCAAGGCGTACACAATAGTATTCATGGGTTGGAGCTTAGCTCCTTTCGATTTGAAAGTTTACACCAAGTGGATTCCACTTTACTCCAGTCTCTATTATTCGGGCTTTCTAATATTTTTGCCATGGGGTTTTGCATATAAACCACTAGTTGTGAAGCTAATTAAAAAGTATACACAATCTCAATGA
- the LOC123880003 gene encoding protein enabled homolog — protein MSSKAGLSGYQPLQSGQPAPNENGDVANAENGDKQKDYCRDFIWGACTKGSQCKFRHELEFEVMKKTLKFCHDYQNSTGCSREHCTYLHASKEEQNLFNATGQLPQVLAQRHANMSAGAAETIPQIALYIQESLAGAHPPPPPPLPPASVSVPGNVAPPPSYASAVYQPPAVYQPPAVYQPPAVSVAPVAARPAPVMAVQQLPPPPPPPTVPSTSVRQRAPVFTAAPPTAQMFATAQAPAPAPAPAQAFTMAQGPPPVVPMYDASKPPPPLMPTHFQLKSEPKKRQASNEDANARPTKVRKAEEVKNADALCEQCVQRNQRIEAIRKQLDAIYTEEEYETMMYKKKFDEYQNLKEILKSLISTDLFHKFVEENVEGIPQNQFHNMFSQAPFSTGVSTIPNHFLLQLIDYVMTDARNVDLAPSPSLRIDESLIQALSALPRKANPVKIIYHNNNNSTNNNAPPEVLQTFMDILRQFNQQSDKSPPSEPNRDLNKSPNTSNNTTNGSYQYTTRQQDIPVTVNSSRYPPPPGAGMHGVAMSQLYAPQVAPAPQPYQPYQPMPPAGLYYPPPYAGPPAGMQMAPEPQATRAHVPVTIAPAPPPPAPLAPAAPPAVPPMYQPSHYAIGRYPPPYYPRHQ, from the exons ATGAGCAGTAAAGCTGGTTTGTCTGGCTATCAGCCACTACAATCAGGACAACCTGCCCCAAATGAAAACGGTGATGTGGCAAACGCAGAAAATGGGGATAAACAAAAAGATTACTGTAGGGATTTTATATGGGGAGCATGTACGAAAGGCTCTCAGTGCAAGTTCCGTCATGAGTTAGAATTTGAGGTTATGAAAAAGACTTTAAAGTTCTGCCACGACTATCAAAATTCGACTGGATGTTCACGGGAACACTGTACATATCTGCATGCAAGCAAGGAGGAGCAGAATTTGTTCAACGCGACAGGGCAACTGCCGCAGGTTTTAGCGCAGAGGCACGCCAATATGTCTGCAGGGGCTGCCGAAACTATACCCCAAATAGCGTTATATATACAAGAGAGTCTAGCGGGGGCTCATCCACCGCCGCCGCCACCTTTGCCGCCGGCTTCTGTTTCTGTACCCGGGAACGTTGCTCCGCCGCCCTCCTACGCCTCCGCCGTGTACCAGCCTCCCGCCGTGTACCAGCCTCCCGCCGTATACCAGCCTCCCGCCGTGTCTGTCGCGCCGGTAGCTGCGCGGCCGGCACCTGTGATGGCTGTCCAGCAGCTGCCTCCACCGCCGCCCCCGCCTACAGTACCATCTACTTCTGTTAGACAACGGGCACCTGTATTTACAG CCGCACCTCCAACCGCCCAAATGTTTGCGACGGCACAGGCACCTGCACCCGCACCTGCACCCGCCCAAGCATTTACGATGGCACAGGGACCTCCACCAGTAGTACCCAT GTATGACGCTAGTAAGCCACCTCCGCCATTAATGCCGACACATTTTCAGCTGAAAAGTGAGCCAAAGAAAAGGCAAGCTTCAAATGAAGATGCAAATG CTCGACCGACCAAAGTTAGGAAAGCCGAGGAGGTCAAAAACGCAGACGCCCTCTGTGAACAGTGCGTACAAAGGAACCAAAG GATTGAGGCGATTAGGAAACAATTGGATGCAATTTATACAGAAGAAGAGTATGAGACTATGATGTATAAAAAGAAGTTTGATGAGTACCAGAATCTGAAAGAAATATTGAAATCATTGATCAGCACAGATCTATTCCATAAATTCGTTGAAGAAAATGTGGAG GGAATACCTCAAAATCAATTCCATAACATGTTCAGCCAAGCTCCGTTTTCCACA GGAGTTTCAACAATTCCTAATCATTTCCTGTTACAACTGATAGACTATGTGATGACAGATGCAAGGAACGTTGATTTG gCTCCATCTCCTTCCTTGCGCATAGATGAATCACTTATTCAAGCATTGTCTGCATTGCCTAGAAAGGCGAATcctgtcaaaataatatatcataataataataatagtaccaATAATAATGCACCTCCTGAGGTTTTGCAGACGTTTATGGACATCTTGCGGCaat ttaaccAACAATCCGACAAATCGCCACCTTCAGAACCAAACCGTGACCTAAACAAGAGTCCAAACACAAGCAATAATACAACAAATGGCTCCTACCAATACACAACTAGGCAACAAGATATACCTGTGACAGTGAACTCTAGTAGATATCCGCCACCACCTGGAGCTGGTATGCATGGGGTCGCAATGTCACAGTTGTATGCGCCCCAGGTAGCGCCCGCGCCGCAGCCTTACCAGCCTTATCAGCCAATGCCGCCGGCAGGGCTTTACTACCCACCACCATACGCTGGACCTCCCGCAG GTATGCAAATGGCTCCAGAACCCCAGGCGACGAGAGCGCATGTCCCCGTAACAATAGCGCCCGCGCCCCCGCCGCCTGCACCCCTTGcacccgccgcgccgcccgcggtACCGCCCATGTACCAACCTAGTCACTACGCGATAGGACGCTACCCGCCGCCTTACTACCCACGACATCAGTAG